The Papaver somniferum cultivar HN1 chromosome 3, ASM357369v1, whole genome shotgun sequence genome includes a region encoding these proteins:
- the LOC113357106 gene encoding EEF1A lysine methyltransferase 4 isoform X1, producing MDTEPTSTPTRSVKSSVGPSNVSSYLDPLYWDKRFSSEEHYEWLKDYSHFRHLIQLYIKPISPTSVLELGCGNSQLGEELHRDGITGLTCIDLSAVAVDNMQKRLLSKGIKDIQVLVADMLDLPFEKESFDVVIEKGTMDVVFVDSGDPWNPRPETVKKAMAMLQGVHRVLKPDGVFVSISFGQPHFRRPLFEAPEFSWSIEWKTFGDGFHYFFYILKKGRRMTDSKPCMEKSDRPSISLYQEELEDENYMFRTNVEEL from the exons ATGGATACTGAACCTACCTCCACTCCAACTCGTTCAGTGAAGTCCTCTGTTGGACCTTCAAACGTATCATCTTATTTGGATCCACTATATTG GGACAAAAGATTCAGCTCTGAAGAACACTATGAATGGTTGAAAGACTACTCTCACTTCCGTCATCTCATTCAACTTTACATCAAACCCATTTCTCCTACTTCT GTTTTGGAGCTTGGTTGTGGAAATTCTCAGTTAGGTGAAGAACTTCACAGAGATGGGATTACTGGTTTAACTTGCATCGATCTGTCTGCAGTTGCTGTGGATAATATGCAGAAGAGGTTATTATCTAAGGGAATTAAAG ATATTCAAGTGCTGGTGGCTGACATGTTAGACCTTCCCTTTGAAAAGGAATCCTTTGATGTTGTTATAGAGAAAGGAACTATG GATGTAGTATTTGTAGACAGTGGCGACCCTTGGAATCCACGACCTGAAACAGTAAAGAAGGCAATGGCTATGCTTCAAGGAGTTCACCGGGTCCTGAAACCTGATGGAGTTTTCGTCTCAATTTCTTTCGGACAG CCACACTTTAGGCGTCCCTTATTCGAAGCTCCAGAGTTTAGCTGGTCTATTGAGTGGAAAACATTTGGGGATGGATTCCATTATTTTTTCTACATCTTAAAGAAG GGGAGAAGAATGACTGACAGTAAACCATGCATGGAGAAGTCCGACAGGCCTTCTATTTCATTATATCAGGAAGAGCTAGAGGATGAAAATTACATGTTCCGAACAAATGTCGAGGAGTTGTAA
- the LOC113357106 gene encoding EEF1A lysine methyltransferase 4 isoform X2 encodes MDTEPTSTPTRSVKSSVGPSNVSSYLDPLYWDKRFSSEEHYEWLKDYSHFRHLIQLYIKPISPTSVLELGCGNSQLGEELHRDGITGLTCIDLSAVAVDNMQKRLLSKGIKDIQVLVADMLDLPFEKESFDVVIEKGTMDVVFVDSGDPWNPRPETVKKAMAMLQGVHRVLKPDGVFVSISFGQPHFRRPLFEAPEFSWSIEWKTFGDGFHYFFYILKKNRIKIVETAHPNYFRKGA; translated from the exons ATGGATACTGAACCTACCTCCACTCCAACTCGTTCAGTGAAGTCCTCTGTTGGACCTTCAAACGTATCATCTTATTTGGATCCACTATATTG GGACAAAAGATTCAGCTCTGAAGAACACTATGAATGGTTGAAAGACTACTCTCACTTCCGTCATCTCATTCAACTTTACATCAAACCCATTTCTCCTACTTCT GTTTTGGAGCTTGGTTGTGGAAATTCTCAGTTAGGTGAAGAACTTCACAGAGATGGGATTACTGGTTTAACTTGCATCGATCTGTCTGCAGTTGCTGTGGATAATATGCAGAAGAGGTTATTATCTAAGGGAATTAAAG ATATTCAAGTGCTGGTGGCTGACATGTTAGACCTTCCCTTTGAAAAGGAATCCTTTGATGTTGTTATAGAGAAAGGAACTATG GATGTAGTATTTGTAGACAGTGGCGACCCTTGGAATCCACGACCTGAAACAGTAAAGAAGGCAATGGCTATGCTTCAAGGAGTTCACCGGGTCCTGAAACCTGATGGAGTTTTCGTCTCAATTTCTTTCGGACAG CCACACTTTAGGCGTCCCTTATTCGAAGCTCCAGAGTTTAGCTGGTCTATTGAGTGGAAAACATTTGGGGATGGATTCCATTATTTTTTCTACATCTTAAAGAAG AACAGAATCAAAATTGTGGAGACAGCTCATCCTAACTATTTCAGGAAAGGTGCTTGA